In Pseudophryne corroboree isolate aPseCor3 chromosome 3, aPseCor3.hap2, whole genome shotgun sequence, a genomic segment contains:
- the LOC135056627 gene encoding uncharacterized protein LOC135056627, with protein MVKKNSIPERWRSLRSVGLRVPGSRFIAFKVPLKGATNQRVTQNQKFTPKDLVTAIRTQNEELGLIIDLTNTERYYTTKDLPKTILYVKLHTAGLKIPDDATIHQFKRVVRRFLAANGDNDKLIGVHCTTGINRTGYLICRFLIDVEGWNPLQAITAFAQARGHAIEGAVYSEDLIKGPQRSNVGIDLPPTAEERMAPDNGLFNPQDDFARDNGLRDRRLRSLLELIPGDEFGDFDAREPRPLPLMRARSGDYPEDIRDFFNARPEFRDGWLPQREMMDDRDLYMQFEHRNRYFADGLPEHLVSERLRRQADFNVGGKFNPELENRQDFLGTGPRPLMEIGDNYKLREMQEMDFADRVRGRSSFHPREFPQEMQYEDPSAHPLPPFARGKMNNAEFEMSAEHRMMAANSDIVFRERLRQQEIRRMDNEDPRFDPRERNLMSGSFRGPINERMHPRDVRAMEGPTIETRNAQLMDEPSNEMMHPRDIRAMEGPMNNRMHPRDARLMEGPMNERMNQRVEPFIEGPMANRMNQRDGLVIEDPGNERLAQRDPRAIKSLMNERIYPRDLQAMEGPMNERMHPRDGGSMAGTMNERMQQRNAQFMEGPINDQMNPRNAREMEGPMNERMHQRVAQLMELPLNERMNPREGRPMEGPMNQRMPLMDARAMNHPMNDRLPLRDARTMEGPMSERMHPRDARFMEGTMNERMHPRAALAMEGSMNDRMNQRDAIAMEGAMKERMHPRDIRTLGGPMNELMHPRDAQAMEDPINERVHPHGPEFPMNKQRTMDGPMHGDFVNDTRPFEGRKVNPSEVPVRGGNRFAPYPSLMQPMQPPELLRGPPRLDNRDPRDMLPQQQGFGFPPRNRFN; from the exons ATGGCGCTCTTTGAGGTCAGTTGGACTGCGGGTCCCCGGCTCTCGGTTTATTGCCTTTAAAGTGCCGTTGAAAGGG GCCACAAACCAGCGGGTAACACAGAACCAAAAGTTTACCCCTAAAGATTTAGTGACCGCAATTCGCACGCAGAATGAAGAGCTTGGATTAATTATAGACCTGACGAACACTGAACGCTACTACACCACTAAG GATCTACCTAAAACTATCCTGTATGTGAAGCTGCACACTGCGGGGCTCAAAATACCTGATGATGCCACAATTCACCAGTTCAAGAGGGTTGTGAGACGTTTTCTGGCTGCCAATGGCGATAATG ATAAACTGATTGGCGTCCATTGTACAACTGGGATTAACAGGACAGGATATCTTATATGCAG ATTCCTAATTGACGTTGAAGGATGGAACCCCCTGCAGGCAATAACTG CTTTTGCACAGGCTCGAGGCCACGCAATAGAGGGAGCAGTATACTCTGAAGATCTCATAAAAGGGCCCCAACGAAG CAATGTTGGTATAGATCTCCCTCCAACTGCTGAAGAACGAATGGCTCCTGATAATGGGCTCTTTAATCCTCAGGATGATTTTGCAAG GGATAATGGACTCCGAGACCGACGACTCCGATCTCTTCTTGAGCTAATACCGGGAGATGAGTTTGGAGATTTTGATGCCCGAGAGCCAAGGCCATTACCACTGATGAGAGCTAGGTCTGGTGACTACCCTGAAGATATTAGGGATTTTTTCAATGCAAGGCCTGAATTTAGAGATGGATGGCTTCCACAAAGAGAGATGATGGATGATCGTGATCTTTACATGCAATTTGAACATCGCAATAGATATTTTGCAGATGGTTTGCCTGAGCATCTGGTTTCTGAAAGATTACGAAGGCAAGCTGATTTTAATGTAGGTGGCAAATTTAATCCTGAGCTAGAAAACAGGCAAGATTTTCTTGGTACTGGACCTAGACCACTCATGGAAATTGGGGATAATTATAAACTTAGAGAGATGCAAGAGATGGATTTTGCTGATAGGGTAAGAGGTCGTTCGAGCTTTCATCCTCGTGAGTTTCCTCAAGAAATGCAATATGAAGATCCGTCCGCTCATCCTTTACCACCATTTGCACGTGGTAAAATGAACAATGCTGAGTTTGAAATGTCGGCAGAACACAGAATGATGGCTGCAAACAGCGATATAGTCTTTCGAGAAAGATTGCGCCAGCAGGAGATTCGTAGAATGGATAATGAAGACCCTAGATTTGATCCCAGAGAGAGAAATCTAATGTCTGGTTCATTccgtggacctattaatgaaaggatGCATCCAAGAGATGTAAGGGCAATGGAAGGTCCTACCATTGAAACAAGAAATGCACAACTTATGGATGAACCGTCAAATGAAATGATGCACCCAAGAGATATACGAGCTATGGAAGGTCCTATGAACAACAGAATGCATCCTAGAGATGCACGTCTCATGGAAGGTCCCATGAATGAAAGGATGAATCAAAGAGTTGAACCGTTCATAGAGGGTCCTATGGCTAATCGGATGAATCAAAGAGATGGACTAGTTATAGAAGATCCTGGGAATGAAAGACTTGCCCAAAGAGATCCCAGAGCTATTAAAAGTTTGATGAATGAAAGGATTTATCCTCGAGATCTGCAGGCCATGGAAGGGCCAATGAATGAAAGGATGCACCCACGAGATGGGGGCTCCATGGCAGGGACAATGAATGAAAGGATGCAGCAAAGAAATGCGCAGTTTATGGAAGGCCCAATTAATGACCAAATGAATCCTAGGAATGCTCGAGAAATGGAAGGTCCAATGAATGAAAGGATGCACCAGAGAGTTGCACAGCTCATGGAGCTTCCCTTGAATGAAAGGATGAACCCAAGAGAAGGACGACCTATGGAAGGTCCTATGAATCAAAGGATGCCTCTAATGGATGCACGAGCCATGAATCACCCCATGAATGATAGGCTTCCCCTAAGGGACGCTCGAACCATGGAGGGACCCATGAGTGAACGAATGCACCCAAGAGATGCACGATTCATGGAGGGTACTATGAATGAACGAATGCACCCAAGGGCTGCACTAGCCATGGAGGGTTCCATGAACGATCGAATGAACCAAAGGGACGCAATAGCCATGGAAGGTGCCATGAAGGAACGGATGCACCCACGAGATATTCGAACCTTAGGGGGTCCCATGAATGAATTGATGCACCCAAGAGATGCACAAGCTATGGAGGATCCAATAAATGAGCGAGTGCACCCGCATGGTCCTGAATTTCCAATGAACAAGCAAAGAACTATGGATGGCCCAATGCATGGTGACTTTGTGAATGACACAAG